A stretch of Vigna angularis cultivar LongXiaoDou No.4 chromosome 4, ASM1680809v1, whole genome shotgun sequence DNA encodes these proteins:
- the LOC108332147 gene encoding uncharacterized protein LOC108332147 isoform X2 — protein MALPPKATFPLSLFLLLPLLLLSLVLATTTQQEEFSEELLLKPLPDRKILAHFHFQNEAPLDADSFARHHHLFPKSISQLVQKFHIKSMELSFTQGRWNYERWGGFDPISSHNAKPPGVELWAVFDVPPHQVDASWKNLTHSLSGLFCASINFLESSTTYSAPEWAFQSALGSLRYGTLPREAVCTENLTPWLKLLPCRDKAGLSSLMDRPSIYRSFYHSQRLHLTMSSAPSDGSRSGIILEQTLTVVLQPNDQNADTNHVSKAKIQPSWSLSSIFGRKISGRCVLAKLSTVYLHADKGLVAQLENLHKTTAQFADNDTGPEDYRVNSGFKLSVTPKRVHTELGKDSSILYEYPIKDYKDTEQFDLGLSWEHPIVWSSPHAPFYASRFLMGSGNERGAIAISLKSTEMTQGLVTNNIEERYFVERMRVSPSEDKVSPGMMELVLQFPCEMKSAVLSIEFDKGFLHIDEYPPDANQGFDIPSAIISFPDFNAALQFYDKSQSKSPLLSKLQEKSPVLSYTEVLLVPLTTPDFSMPYNVITITCTVFALYFGSLVNVLRRRVGEEERLLKNKDASKAVFLRRVLTKLSAKLRGRPLESTTSPSSSSSSSFVSPKLILRVLLVAGIAIAWQYYSQ, from the exons ATGGCTCTTCCTCCCAAAGCCActttccctctctctcttttccttcttcttcctcttcttctacTCTCTCTGGTTTTAGCCACAACAACACAACAAGAAGAGTTCTCGGAGGAGTTGCTGCTGAAGCCCTTACCCGATCGCAAGATTCTCGCGCATTTCCACTTCCAAAATGAAGCTCCTCTCGACGCCGATTCGTTCGCTCGTCACCACCACCTCTTCCCCAAATCTATTTCTCAGCTG GTTCAGAAGTTTCATATTAAGTCAATGGAGTTATCTTTTACACAAGGTCGATGGAACTATGAAAGATGGGGTGGATTTGATCCAATATCAAGTCATAATGCAAAGCCTCCAGGAGTTGAATTGTGGGCAGTTTTTGATGTCCCTCCACATCAGGTTGATGCTTCTTGGAAAAATTTAACCCATTCACTATCAGGTCTCTTTTGTGCTTCAATCAACTTCCTGGAGTCTTCTACAACGTATTCAGCGCCTGAATGGGCATTTCAATCAGCTCTGGGTAGTTTAAGATATGGTACACTGCCACGTGAAGCTGTCTGCACTGAGAATCTTACACCCTGGTTGAAACTCCTTCCCTGTCGAGATAAAGCTGGTCTCTCTTCCTTAATGGATAGACCATCTATTTACAGAAGCTTTTACCACTCCCAGCGGTTGCACTTGACAATGTCCTCTGCTCCTTCAGATGGGTCAAGATCAGGAATTATTCTAGAACAAACACTTACAGTTGTACTCCAGCCTAATGATCAGAATGCTGATACGAACCATGTCAGCAAAGCAAAGATACAACCAAGCTGGTCCCTGAGTTCAATATTTGGAAGAAAAATCAGTGGAAGGTGTGTCCTTGCCAAGCTGAGTACTGTTTACCTTCACGCTGATAAAGGTCTAGTTGCTCAACTTGAGAATCTCCATAAGACTACTGCTCAATTTGCTGATAATGACACAGGTCCTGAAGATTATAGAGTGAACAGTGGCTTTAAATTGTCTGTTACTCCCAAAAGGGTGCATACAGAATTGGGAAAGGACTCCTCAATTCTGTATGAATACCCAATCAAAGATTACAAGGATACTGAACAATTTGATTTAGGCTTATCGTGGGAGCATCCAATTGTTTGGTCCAGTCCACATGCACCTTTTTATGCTAGTAGATTTTTGATGGGAAGTGGAAACGAAAGGGGTGCTATTGCAATATCCTTGAAATCAACAGAAATGACTCAGGGACTTGTAACCAATAATATTGAAGAGAGAT ATTTTGTTGAGAGAATGCGTGTTTCACCTTCTGAAGACAAAGTATCCCCAGGGATGATGGAGCTAGTCCTCCAATTTCCTTGTGAAATGAAGTCAGCTGTATTGAGTATAGAGTTCGACAAG GGCTTCTTGCACATTGATGAATACCCTCCAGATGCCAATCAAGGATTCGACATTCCATCCGCAATAATAAGCTTTCCTGACTTCAATGCTGCTTTGCAATTTTATGATAAATCTCAAAGCAAGTCACCGCTGTTGTCTAAATTACAG GAAAAGAGTCCTGTTCTCTCTTACACAGAAGTTTTACTTGTACCCTTGACGACTCCTGATTTCAGTATGCCATATAATGTCATCACAATTACATGCACAGTTTTTGCGTTGTATTTTGGATCTTTGGTAAATGTTCTCAGAAGACGAGTTGGAGAGGAGGAAAGACTTTTGAAAAACAAAG ATGCAAGCAAAGCTGTTTTCCTTCGTCGAGTACTAACTAAATTATCTGCCAAGCTTAGAGGCAGACCATTGGAATCAACTACGTCCccttcatcgtcatcatcatcatcctttGTTAGTCCAAAATTGATTCTCAGAGTATTACTGGTTGCAGGAATTGCAATTGCATGGCAATACTACTCTCAATGA
- the LOC108332147 gene encoding uncharacterized protein LOC108332147 isoform X1, whose amino-acid sequence MALPPKATFPLSLFLLLPLLLLSLVLATTTQQEEFSEELLLKPLPDRKILAHFHFQNEAPLDADSFARHHHLFPKSISQLVQKFHIKSMELSFTQGRWNYERWGGFDPISSHNAKPPGVELWAVFDVPPHQVDASWKNLTHSLSGLFCASINFLESSTTYSAPEWAFQSALGSLRYGTLPREAVCTENLTPWLKLLPCRDKAGLSSLMDRPSIYRSFYHSQRLHLTMSSAPSDGSRSGIILEQTLTVVLQPNDQNADTNHVSKAKIQPSWSLSSIFGRKISGRCVLAKLSTVYLHADKGLVAQLENLHKTTAQFADNDTGPEDYRVNSGFKLSVTPKRVHTELGKDSSILYEYPIKDYKDTEQFDLGLSWEHPIVWSSPHAPFYASRFLMGSGNERGAIAISLKSTEMTQGLVTNNIEERCKLQVNVLQVVPWYVKVYYHTLQLLIDERPRVLTDFVERMRVSPSEDKVSPGMMELVLQFPCEMKSAVLSIEFDKGFLHIDEYPPDANQGFDIPSAIISFPDFNAALQFYDKSQSKSPLLSKLQEKSPVLSYTEVLLVPLTTPDFSMPYNVITITCTVFALYFGSLVNVLRRRVGEEERLLKNKDASKAVFLRRVLTKLSAKLRGRPLESTTSPSSSSSSSFVSPKLILRVLLVAGIAIAWQYYSQ is encoded by the exons ATGGCTCTTCCTCCCAAAGCCActttccctctctctcttttccttcttcttcctcttcttctacTCTCTCTGGTTTTAGCCACAACAACACAACAAGAAGAGTTCTCGGAGGAGTTGCTGCTGAAGCCCTTACCCGATCGCAAGATTCTCGCGCATTTCCACTTCCAAAATGAAGCTCCTCTCGACGCCGATTCGTTCGCTCGTCACCACCACCTCTTCCCCAAATCTATTTCTCAGCTG GTTCAGAAGTTTCATATTAAGTCAATGGAGTTATCTTTTACACAAGGTCGATGGAACTATGAAAGATGGGGTGGATTTGATCCAATATCAAGTCATAATGCAAAGCCTCCAGGAGTTGAATTGTGGGCAGTTTTTGATGTCCCTCCACATCAGGTTGATGCTTCTTGGAAAAATTTAACCCATTCACTATCAGGTCTCTTTTGTGCTTCAATCAACTTCCTGGAGTCTTCTACAACGTATTCAGCGCCTGAATGGGCATTTCAATCAGCTCTGGGTAGTTTAAGATATGGTACACTGCCACGTGAAGCTGTCTGCACTGAGAATCTTACACCCTGGTTGAAACTCCTTCCCTGTCGAGATAAAGCTGGTCTCTCTTCCTTAATGGATAGACCATCTATTTACAGAAGCTTTTACCACTCCCAGCGGTTGCACTTGACAATGTCCTCTGCTCCTTCAGATGGGTCAAGATCAGGAATTATTCTAGAACAAACACTTACAGTTGTACTCCAGCCTAATGATCAGAATGCTGATACGAACCATGTCAGCAAAGCAAAGATACAACCAAGCTGGTCCCTGAGTTCAATATTTGGAAGAAAAATCAGTGGAAGGTGTGTCCTTGCCAAGCTGAGTACTGTTTACCTTCACGCTGATAAAGGTCTAGTTGCTCAACTTGAGAATCTCCATAAGACTACTGCTCAATTTGCTGATAATGACACAGGTCCTGAAGATTATAGAGTGAACAGTGGCTTTAAATTGTCTGTTACTCCCAAAAGGGTGCATACAGAATTGGGAAAGGACTCCTCAATTCTGTATGAATACCCAATCAAAGATTACAAGGATACTGAACAATTTGATTTAGGCTTATCGTGGGAGCATCCAATTGTTTGGTCCAGTCCACATGCACCTTTTTATGCTAGTAGATTTTTGATGGGAAGTGGAAACGAAAGGGGTGCTATTGCAATATCCTTGAAATCAACAGAAATGACTCAGGGACTTGTAACCAATAATATTGAAGAGAGATGTAAGTTGCAAGTTAATGTTCTCCAAGTTGTGCCTTGGTATGTTAAAGTATATTATCATACTTTGCAATTATTAATTGATGAAAGACCTCGAGTACTCACAGATTTTGTTGAGAGAATGCGTGTTTCACCTTCTGAAGACAAAGTATCCCCAGGGATGATGGAGCTAGTCCTCCAATTTCCTTGTGAAATGAAGTCAGCTGTATTGAGTATAGAGTTCGACAAG GGCTTCTTGCACATTGATGAATACCCTCCAGATGCCAATCAAGGATTCGACATTCCATCCGCAATAATAAGCTTTCCTGACTTCAATGCTGCTTTGCAATTTTATGATAAATCTCAAAGCAAGTCACCGCTGTTGTCTAAATTACAG GAAAAGAGTCCTGTTCTCTCTTACACAGAAGTTTTACTTGTACCCTTGACGACTCCTGATTTCAGTATGCCATATAATGTCATCACAATTACATGCACAGTTTTTGCGTTGTATTTTGGATCTTTGGTAAATGTTCTCAGAAGACGAGTTGGAGAGGAGGAAAGACTTTTGAAAAACAAAG ATGCAAGCAAAGCTGTTTTCCTTCGTCGAGTACTAACTAAATTATCTGCCAAGCTTAGAGGCAGACCATTGGAATCAACTACGTCCccttcatcgtcatcatcatcatcctttGTTAGTCCAAAATTGATTCTCAGAGTATTACTGGTTGCAGGAATTGCAATTGCATGGCAATACTACTCTCAATGA
- the LOC108330408 gene encoding uncharacterized protein LOC108330408, with protein MSGTGKNPREITIKLLCPSLSKMTQVVWEDQRMDLGSISRAFGLDPSTLRLNGHFISRGVDLIASSLTWNSLLSFFSSKDLPTGRDQCDALLVTGKLCKVGLKREILKGQSCKRKELLEDVNLFKKLKIDEDKSDIGDKIDDHSGSIARNQFTCSYASKNLKRIREDEAIVAANYKRIR; from the exons ATGTCAGGGACAGGAAAGAACCCCAGAGAGATAACCATAAAGCTGCTATGCCCCTCTCTCTCGAAGATGACCCAAGTGGTGTGGGAGGACCAGAGAATGGACTTGGGCTCCATTTCGCGGGCCTTTGGGCTTGACCCATCAACACTGAGGCTGAACGGTCACTTCATCAGCAGAGGGGTGGACCTCATAGCTTCCTCCCTCACTTGgaactctcttctctctttcttctcctcCAAAGACTTGCCCACTGGCAGAGACCAATGTGATGCTCTTCTCGTCACTGGCAAGCTCTGCAAAGTAGGACTCAAGC GCGAGATTCTGAAAGGCCAAAGCTGCAAGAGAAAGGAACTATTGGAAGATGTCAACCTATTCAAGAAACTAAAAATAGATGAGGACAAGTCAG ATATTGGAGATAAAATTGATGACCACTCTGGGAGCATTGCACGCAACCAGTTTACGTGCAGCTATGCAAGTAAGAATCTGAAGCGGATACGTGAAGACGAGGCAATTGTGGCAGCTAACTACAAAAGGATTAGATAA
- the LOC128196209 gene encoding uncharacterized protein LOC128196209, translating into MILEQPGYFENFRLKCFQREKVENISRSTEPSNLRASHHNSRRISAARRRCRCRFRSIQCRRSAVGVRRLPPSQAVGLRVAAAPASADESKTASSSLRPSQPRAHFEYRFLPPASFPVPDPCGGRRSIAGVSSKCCRTLSRRLEMNKLSEDVSSFVNCLSLSLIFIGNPGLCGYWLDSSCQRSHPTERGQLNFLAEYHVAPSNRTPPPTSLSIFTA; encoded by the exons atgatacttgaacaacct GGTTATTTCGAAAATTTCAGATTGAAATGTTTTCagagagagaaggtggagaacaTTTCACGGAGCACCGAACCTTCGAACCTTCGAGCCAGCCACCACAACTCTCGCCGGATATCCGCCGCCCGTAGACGTTGTCGTTGCCGTTTTCGCTCCATCCAGTGCCGTCGTAGTGCCGTCGGTGTCCGTCGTCTTCCACCCAGCCAGGCAGTTGGATTGCGGGTCGCCGCAGCTCCGGCGTCGGCAGACGAATCGAAGACGGCATCGTCTTCCCTCCGGCCTAGCCAACCAAGGGCGCATTTTGAGTATCGATTCCTCCCACCCGCTTCCTTCCCTGTGCCGGACCCTTGCGGTGGCCgccggagcatcgccggagtgTCGTCGAAGTGTTGCCGGACCCTTTCAAG GAGACTAGAAATGAACAAATTATCTGAGGATGTGTCTTCGTTTGTAAATTGCCTTAGTCTTTCTTTGAT TTTCATTGGAAACCCTGGTCTATGTGGCTATTGGCTGGATTCATCTTGTCAAAGGTCTCACCCTACCGAGCGAGGTCAGTTGAACTTTCTAGCAGAATACCATGTTGCTCCTTCAAACCGAACTCCACCACCAACATCATTATCCATTTTCACGGCATAA